Proteins from a genomic interval of Equus quagga isolate Etosha38 chromosome 11, UCLA_HA_Equagga_1.0, whole genome shotgun sequence:
- the KCTD11 gene encoding BTB/POZ domain-containing protein KCTD11, which yields MRLDRNFPSLPFGFPLLFSSVLKTFQEFLCPETIPHYQGSWGEPQILLPCTTTCASNPENLNLTTQFCTYPGSSAFSSLSVSPVPPKISPPPVPSSPPSFGGPVTLNVGGTLYSTTLETLTRFPDSMLGAMFRAGTPIPPNLNTQGGGHYFIDRDGKAFRHILNFLRLGRLDLPRGYGETALLRAEADFYQIRPLLDALRELEASRGTPAPTAALLHADVDASPRQVHFSARRGPHHYELSSVQVDTFRANIFCTDPECLGAMRARFGVASEDRAEGGPHFHLEWAPRPAELPEAEYRRLGLQPLWTGGPGERREVVGTPAFLEEVLRVALEHGFRLDSVFPDPEDLLNSRSLRFVRH from the coding sequence ATGCGTCTGGACCGaaatttcccttccctcccttttgGCTTCCCTCTGCTCTTTTCATCGGTTCTCAAAACCTTCCAGGAGTTTCTGTGCCCGGAAACCATCCCCCACTACCAAGGTAGCTGGGGTGAGCCCCAAATCTTGCTGCCTTGTACTACAACCTGTGCCTCCAACCCAGAGAATCTGAACCTTACGACCCAATTCTGCACGTACCCAGGAagttctgccttttcttctctttccgtGTCTCCAGTACCTCCCAAAATTTCCCCTCCTCCTGTGCCTTCTTCGCCCCCCTCCTTTGGGGGCCCCGTGACCCTGAATGTGGGGGGCACGCTGTATTCCACCACTTTGGAGACCCTGACTCGTTTCCCAGACTCCATGCTGGGGGCCATGTTTAGGGCGGGCACCCCCATACCCCCCAACCTCAATACCCAGGGAGGCGGCCACTACTTCATCGACCGAGATGGCAAGGCCTTCCGGCACATCCTCAATTTCCTGCGGCTGGGCCGCCTGGACCTGCCCCGTGGGTATGGGGAGACAGCGCTTCTCAGGGCAGAGGCCGACTTCTACCAGATCCGGCCCCTCCTGGATGCCCTGCGGGAACTGGAGGCCTCTCGGGGGACCCCTGCACCCACAGCTGCCCTCCTCCACGCAGATGTAGATGCCAGCCCCCGCCAGGTGCACTTCTCTGCTCGCCGGGGTCCACACCACTATGAGCTGAGCTCTGTCCAGGTGGACACCTTCCGAGCCAACATCTTCTGCACTGACCCTGAATGCTTGGGTGCCATGCGAGCCCGATTTGGTGTGGCCAGtgaggacagggcagagggaggcccACACTTTCATCTGGAGTGGGCCCCCCGCCCCGCGGAACTCCCCGAAGCGGAGTACAGGAGACTGGGGCTGCAGCCACTGTGGACTGGGGGGCCAGGAGAACGACGAGAGGTGGTGGGCACGCcggccttcctggaggaggtgctacGAGTGGCTCTGGAGCATGGCTTCCGTCTAGACTCCGTCTTCCCTGACCCTGAAGACCTGCTCAACTCCAGGTCTCTGCGCTTTGTCCGGCACTGA
- the TMEM95 gene encoding sperm-egg fusion protein TMEM95, protein MGPAPLHYPPVGLMWMLALGGVFLAAAQACVFCRLPDRDLSGRLAWLCSQMEAQWRDCKASWNFSAFALEIKGSLSSLPSYWQWLQKTKLPEYTREALCAPACQGSTTLYNCSTCESMEVYCWPRKRCLPGRHDLWEARILLLCVFGAVLLLGVLSLMVESSHLKAKSNL, encoded by the exons ATGGGGCCCGCCCCCCTCCACTACCCCCCAGTGGGCCTCATGTGGATGCTGGCACTAGGTGGGGTTTTCCTGGCAGCCGCCCAGGCCTGTGTCTTCTGCCGCCTCCCGGACCGAGATTTGTCAGGCCGCCTGGCTTGGCTCTGCAGCCAGATGGAGGCCCAGTGGAGGGACTGTAAGGCTTCCTGGAACTTCTCGGCCTTTGCCTTAG agATCAAAggctctctctcctcactcccttcATATTGGCAATGGCTTCAAAAGACCAAGCTCCCGGAGTACACCAGGGAAG CTCTCTGTGCTCCTGCCTGCC AGGGCAGCACCACCCTGTACAACTGCTCCACCTGCGAGAGCATGGAGGTGTACTGTTGGCCCCGAAAGCGCTGTTTGCCAG GAAGACATGATCTTTGGGAAGCCAGGATTCTGCTCCTCTGTGTCTTCGGAGCTGTCCTGCTCCTGGGTGTTCTGAGcctcatggtgga GTCCAGCCACCTCAAAGCAAAAAGTAACTTGTGA
- the ACAP1 gene encoding arf-GAP with coiled-coil, ANK repeat and PH domain-containing protein 1 isoform X1 has protein sequence MTVKLDFEECLKDSPRFRASIELVEAEVSELETRLEKLLKLGNGLLESGRHYLAAGHAFIVGICDLARLGPPEPMMAECLDKFTESLRHKLDSHADLLDATQHTLQQQIQTLVKEGLRGFREARRDFWRGAESLEAALTHNAEVPRRRTQEAEEAGAALKTARAGYRGRALDYALQINVIEDKRKFDIMEFVLRLVEAQATHFQQGHEELSRLAQYRKDLGGQLHQLVLNSAREKRDMEQRHVLLKQKELGGEEPEPSLKEGPGGLVMEGHLFKRASNAFKTWSRRWFTIQSNQLVYQKKYKDPVTVVVDDLRLCTVKLCPDSERRFCFEVVSPSKSCLLQADSERLLQLWINAVQSSIATAFSQAHLDDSPRGSVQGSGHLAIGSAATMGCGGTTRGREPGGVGHVAAQVQSVDGNAQCCDCREPAPEWASINLGVTLCIQCSGIHRSLGVHFSKVRSLTLDSWEPELVKLMCELGNVVINQIYEARVEAMAVKKPGPSCSRQEKEAWIHAKYVEKKFLTKLPEIRGRRGGRGPPRGQPPVPPKPSIRPRPGSFGSKPEPPSDDLGSLHPGALLFRAAGHPPSLPTMADALAHGADVNWVNGGQENATPLIQATAANSLLACEFLLQNGANVNQADNHGRGPLHHATILGHTGLACLFLKRGADLGARDSEGRDPLTIAMEAANADIVTLLRLAKMREAEVAQGQAGDETYLDIFRDFSLMASDDPEKLSRRSYDLHTL, from the exons CTCCTCAAACTGGGTAATGGCCTCCTGGAGAGTGGGCGCCATTACCTTGCTGCTGGCCACGCCTTCATTGTTGGCATTTGTGATCTGGCCCGCCTGGGTCCACCAGAGCCCATGATGGCG GAGTGTCTGGACAAATTCACTGAGAGCCTCAGACACAAGCTGGACAGCCATGCG GATCTTCTAGATGCCACCCAGCACACACTGCAGCAGCAAATTCAAACCCTGGTCAAGGA aggtCTCCGGGGTTTCCGAGAGGCTCGCCGGGATTTCTGGCGGGGGGCTGAGAGCCTGGAGGCTGCTCTAACCCACAACGCAGAGGTCCCCAGGCGCCGGACccaggaggcagaagaggcaggagcTGCTTTGAAGACTGCTCGAGCTGGGTACCGGGGACGGGCACTGGATTATGCCCTGCAG ATCAATGTGATTGAGGACAAGAGGAAGTTTGACATCATGGAGTTT GTGCTGCGTTTGGTGGAGGCCCAAGCTACCCATTTCCAGCAGGGCCATGAGGAACTGAGCCGGCTGGCCCAGTATCGCAAGGATCTAGGTGGCCAG TTGCACCAGCTGGTCTTGAATTCAGCTCGAGAGAAGAGGGACATGGAACAGAGACATGTGCTGCTGAAACAGAAG gagctgggtggggaggagcCAGAACCAAGCCTAAAGGAGGGGCCTGGTGGCCTGGTGATGGAAGGACATCTCTTCAAAAGGGCCAGCAATGCATTTAAGACCTGGAGCAG acGCTGGTTCACTATCCAGAGCAACCAACTGGTTTATCAGAAGAAATACAAG GACCCTGTGACTGTGGTGGTAGATGACCTCCGTCTCTGCACGGTGAAGCTCTGCCCGGACTCTGAGAGGCGGTTTTGCTTTGAGGTGGTGTCCCCCAGCAA GTCCTGCCTCCTACAGGCTGACTCAGAGCGCCTCCTGCAGCTGTGGATTAATGCTGTGCAGAGCAGCATCGCCACAGCCTTCAGCCAGGCACACCTTGATGACAGCCCCCGGGGTTCAGTCCAG GGCTCGGGACACCTGGCCATTGGCTCTGCTGCCACCATGGGCTGTGGCGGGACAACCAGGGGAAGGGAGCCTGGTGGAGTTGGGCATGTGGCAGCCCAGGTGCAGAGTGTGGACGGCAATGCCCAGTGCTGCGACTGCCGGGAGCCAGCTCCTGAATGGGCCAGCATCAACCTTGGTGTCACCCTGTGCATTCAGTGCTCTGGCATCCACAG GAGCCTTGGAGTTCATTTCTCTAAAGTCCGGTCTTTGACCCTCGACTCGTGGGAGCCAGAACTAGTGAAG CTTATGTGcgagctgggaaatgtagtcatCAACCAGATCTATGAGGCCCGTGTGGAGGCCATGGCAGTGAAGAAGCCAGGGCCCAGCTGCTCCCG GCAGGAGAAGGAGGCCTGGATTCATGCCAAATACGTGGAGAAGAAATTCCTAACCAAGCTTCCTGAGATTCGAGGGCGAAGAGGAGGCCGGGGCCCCCCCAGGGGGCAGCCTCCTGTGCCCCCAAAGCCTTCCATCAGGCCCCGGCCAGGGAGCTTCGGATCCAAGCCAG AACCCCCCTCGGATGACCTGGGCAGCCTGCACCCTGGGGCCCTGCTGTTTCGAGCTGCTGGGCATCCTCCGTCTCTTCCCACCATGGCTGATGCCCTTGCCCATGGAGCTGATGTCAACTGGGTCAATGGGGGTCAGGAGAATGCCACGCCGCTGATCCAGGCCACAGCTGCT AATTCTCTTCTGGCATGTGAGTTTCTCCTCCAGAACGGGGCGAATGTGAATCAAGCGGACAACCACGGCCGGGGCCCGCTTCACCACGCAACCATTCTTGGCCACACCGG GCTGGCCTGCTTGTTCCTGAAACGGGGGGCCGATCTGGGAGCTCGGGACTCTGAAGGCAGGGACCCTCTGACCATCGCCATGGAAGCAGCCAACGCTGACATCGTCACCCT GCTACGATTGGCAAAGATGAGAGAGGCCGAAGTGGCCCAGGGCCAGGCGG gggACGAGACGTATCTCGACATCTTCCGCGACTTCTCCCTCATGGCGTCGGACGACCCGGAGAAGCTGAGCCGGCGTAGTTACGACCTCCACACGCTGTGA
- the ACAP1 gene encoding arf-GAP with coiled-coil, ANK repeat and PH domain-containing protein 1 isoform X2 yields the protein MMAECLDKFTESLRHKLDSHADLLDATQHTLQQQIQTLVKEGLRGFREARRDFWRGAESLEAALTHNAEVPRRRTQEAEEAGAALKTARAGYRGRALDYALQINVIEDKRKFDIMEFVLRLVEAQATHFQQGHEELSRLAQYRKDLGGQLHQLVLNSAREKRDMEQRHVLLKQKELGGEEPEPSLKEGPGGLVMEGHLFKRASNAFKTWSRRWFTIQSNQLVYQKKYKDPVTVVVDDLRLCTVKLCPDSERRFCFEVVSPSKSCLLQADSERLLQLWINAVQSSIATAFSQAHLDDSPRGSVQGSGHLAIGSAATMGCGGTTRGREPGGVGHVAAQVQSVDGNAQCCDCREPAPEWASINLGVTLCIQCSGIHRSLGVHFSKVRSLTLDSWEPELVKLMCELGNVVINQIYEARVEAMAVKKPGPSCSRQEKEAWIHAKYVEKKFLTKLPEIRGRRGGRGPPRGQPPVPPKPSIRPRPGSFGSKPEPPSDDLGSLHPGALLFRAAGHPPSLPTMADALAHGADVNWVNGGQENATPLIQATAANSLLACEFLLQNGANVNQADNHGRGPLHHATILGHTGLACLFLKRGADLGARDSEGRDPLTIAMEAANADIVTLLRLAKMREAEVAQGQAGDETYLDIFRDFSLMASDDPEKLSRRSYDLHTL from the exons ATGATGGCG GAGTGTCTGGACAAATTCACTGAGAGCCTCAGACACAAGCTGGACAGCCATGCG GATCTTCTAGATGCCACCCAGCACACACTGCAGCAGCAAATTCAAACCCTGGTCAAGGA aggtCTCCGGGGTTTCCGAGAGGCTCGCCGGGATTTCTGGCGGGGGGCTGAGAGCCTGGAGGCTGCTCTAACCCACAACGCAGAGGTCCCCAGGCGCCGGACccaggaggcagaagaggcaggagcTGCTTTGAAGACTGCTCGAGCTGGGTACCGGGGACGGGCACTGGATTATGCCCTGCAG ATCAATGTGATTGAGGACAAGAGGAAGTTTGACATCATGGAGTTT GTGCTGCGTTTGGTGGAGGCCCAAGCTACCCATTTCCAGCAGGGCCATGAGGAACTGAGCCGGCTGGCCCAGTATCGCAAGGATCTAGGTGGCCAG TTGCACCAGCTGGTCTTGAATTCAGCTCGAGAGAAGAGGGACATGGAACAGAGACATGTGCTGCTGAAACAGAAG gagctgggtggggaggagcCAGAACCAAGCCTAAAGGAGGGGCCTGGTGGCCTGGTGATGGAAGGACATCTCTTCAAAAGGGCCAGCAATGCATTTAAGACCTGGAGCAG acGCTGGTTCACTATCCAGAGCAACCAACTGGTTTATCAGAAGAAATACAAG GACCCTGTGACTGTGGTGGTAGATGACCTCCGTCTCTGCACGGTGAAGCTCTGCCCGGACTCTGAGAGGCGGTTTTGCTTTGAGGTGGTGTCCCCCAGCAA GTCCTGCCTCCTACAGGCTGACTCAGAGCGCCTCCTGCAGCTGTGGATTAATGCTGTGCAGAGCAGCATCGCCACAGCCTTCAGCCAGGCACACCTTGATGACAGCCCCCGGGGTTCAGTCCAG GGCTCGGGACACCTGGCCATTGGCTCTGCTGCCACCATGGGCTGTGGCGGGACAACCAGGGGAAGGGAGCCTGGTGGAGTTGGGCATGTGGCAGCCCAGGTGCAGAGTGTGGACGGCAATGCCCAGTGCTGCGACTGCCGGGAGCCAGCTCCTGAATGGGCCAGCATCAACCTTGGTGTCACCCTGTGCATTCAGTGCTCTGGCATCCACAG GAGCCTTGGAGTTCATTTCTCTAAAGTCCGGTCTTTGACCCTCGACTCGTGGGAGCCAGAACTAGTGAAG CTTATGTGcgagctgggaaatgtagtcatCAACCAGATCTATGAGGCCCGTGTGGAGGCCATGGCAGTGAAGAAGCCAGGGCCCAGCTGCTCCCG GCAGGAGAAGGAGGCCTGGATTCATGCCAAATACGTGGAGAAGAAATTCCTAACCAAGCTTCCTGAGATTCGAGGGCGAAGAGGAGGCCGGGGCCCCCCCAGGGGGCAGCCTCCTGTGCCCCCAAAGCCTTCCATCAGGCCCCGGCCAGGGAGCTTCGGATCCAAGCCAG AACCCCCCTCGGATGACCTGGGCAGCCTGCACCCTGGGGCCCTGCTGTTTCGAGCTGCTGGGCATCCTCCGTCTCTTCCCACCATGGCTGATGCCCTTGCCCATGGAGCTGATGTCAACTGGGTCAATGGGGGTCAGGAGAATGCCACGCCGCTGATCCAGGCCACAGCTGCT AATTCTCTTCTGGCATGTGAGTTTCTCCTCCAGAACGGGGCGAATGTGAATCAAGCGGACAACCACGGCCGGGGCCCGCTTCACCACGCAACCATTCTTGGCCACACCGG GCTGGCCTGCTTGTTCCTGAAACGGGGGGCCGATCTGGGAGCTCGGGACTCTGAAGGCAGGGACCCTCTGACCATCGCCATGGAAGCAGCCAACGCTGACATCGTCACCCT GCTACGATTGGCAAAGATGAGAGAGGCCGAAGTGGCCCAGGGCCAGGCGG gggACGAGACGTATCTCGACATCTTCCGCGACTTCTCCCTCATGGCGTCGGACGACCCGGAGAAGCTGAGCCGGCGTAGTTACGACCTCCACACGCTGTGA